From Halobacterium sp. R2-5, the proteins below share one genomic window:
- a CDS encoding TRC40/GET3/ArsA family transport-energizing ATPase has translation MKPFVFFGGKGGVGKTTVSCAYARKCADAGVETLVVSTDPAHSVSDVFDQRFDDTPQPVEGVDGLSALEIDPEEEVTAHLDDIRNRLSDQVSAAMVNEINKQLEMAHQTPGAYESALFDRFVEVMRESDPYDRVVFDTAPTGSTLRLLGLPEFLESWVDRLMHKRRQSIDLFEKAAVGNNEPRRVMDGDPVLARLQERKEFFEYAGGALREDAAFFLVLNPDQLSVNETERAIGDMDDEGLEVRGLVANKLTPSPDDDENGRGARYLRDRVETENERLATVRETLDPPLVAEIESRTREVKGDLLADVAAELDVEVAVEEPAFV, from the coding sequence GTGAAACCGTTCGTGTTCTTCGGCGGGAAGGGCGGCGTCGGGAAGACGACCGTCTCGTGCGCGTACGCACGCAAGTGCGCCGACGCAGGCGTCGAGACGCTCGTCGTCTCCACGGACCCCGCCCACTCCGTCTCGGACGTCTTCGACCAGCGCTTCGACGACACTCCCCAACCAGTGGAGGGCGTCGACGGACTCTCCGCGCTCGAAATCGACCCCGAGGAGGAGGTTACCGCGCACCTCGACGACATCCGCAACCGCCTCTCCGACCAGGTGTCGGCGGCGATGGTCAACGAGATCAACAAGCAACTGGAGATGGCCCACCAGACGCCCGGCGCCTACGAGTCCGCGCTGTTCGACCGCTTCGTCGAGGTGATGCGCGAGAGCGACCCCTACGACCGCGTCGTCTTCGACACCGCGCCCACGGGGTCGACGCTGCGGCTGCTCGGCCTCCCGGAGTTCCTCGAATCCTGGGTGGACCGCCTGATGCACAAGCGCCGGCAGAGCATCGACCTCTTCGAGAAGGCCGCCGTCGGGAACAACGAGCCGCGACGCGTGATGGACGGCGACCCGGTGCTCGCGCGCCTCCAGGAGCGCAAGGAGTTCTTCGAGTACGCGGGCGGCGCGCTCCGCGAGGACGCCGCGTTCTTCCTCGTGTTGAACCCCGACCAGCTCTCGGTCAACGAGACCGAGCGCGCCATCGGCGACATGGACGACGAGGGACTGGAAGTCCGCGGGCTCGTCGCGAACAAGCTCACGCCGTCCCCGGACGACGACGAGAACGGCCGCGGCGCGCGCTACCTCCGGGACCGCGTTGAGACGGAGAACGAGCGACTCGCGACCGTCCGGGAGACCCTGGACCCGCCGCTGGTCGCGGAGATCGAGTCCCGGACGCGCGAAGTGAAAGGCGACCTGCTCGCGGACGTCGCGGCGGAACTCGACGTCGAGGTCGCCGTCGAGGAACCCGCGTTCGTCTGA
- a CDS encoding carbon starvation protein A — protein MTQVIWIVAAVLVTFTLGYVGYSKYLSRFVEIDDSRETPAHKYEDGQEYVPAKKPVLLGHHFSSIAGGAPIVGPITAGAIWGWVPALAWVAIGNPLMGAVHDFVSLSGSMRHEGKSIGYIIGEYVGERGKDMLLWFAFLTIILVVAVFALVVGIVLNAYPSAATASFVYIGLAVLFGIYLYQLDGPFIPGTVVFVAGVFAGVWLGIQYPFALFELAGDAAHPAGTFVLFSGSTGSWVPGAGALGGNTAAWVPVILVYAAVASALPVWTLLQPRDYLSSFLLYAGVGGALLAIIVGTLLNTSAEPLVIDSSIGAFQGFFGVESRAPYPLFPMLFVTIACGTISGFHSLVSSGTTAKQLNKESDARLIGYGGMLGEGLLASVALSALAVAGFASDAAGGGIGGALPNFAAGGGTILTSLGIPAEYGGPFMALVLVSFLLTSTDTAARLGRYMMEEIVGTQGSGTTTGFSGGVGSFARGRYTNPAVQCVLAYVLVISGEWATLWALFGSANQLLAALALLTATVWLANWDETKQLVSTGVPMAVMVVITVIALAFLSGYQWLYVGLIQGGAGGIGGQISMAVRIVLAVVLVYLALSLVRIGYGNISSSQGGREPAAEPSDD, from the coding sequence ATGACACAGGTGATATGGATCGTGGCGGCTGTGCTCGTCACCTTCACGTTGGGGTACGTGGGGTACTCGAAGTACCTCTCGCGATTCGTCGAAATCGACGACTCGCGCGAGACGCCCGCCCACAAGTACGAAGACGGTCAGGAGTACGTACCGGCCAAGAAACCAGTGCTGCTCGGCCACCACTTCTCGAGCATCGCCGGCGGCGCGCCCATCGTCGGCCCGATCACGGCCGGCGCCATCTGGGGGTGGGTGCCCGCCCTCGCGTGGGTCGCCATCGGCAACCCGCTGATGGGCGCCGTCCACGACTTCGTCTCGCTGTCCGGGTCGATGCGACACGAGGGGAAGTCCATCGGCTACATCATCGGCGAGTACGTCGGCGAGCGCGGGAAGGACATGCTGCTGTGGTTCGCGTTCCTCACCATCATCCTCGTGGTCGCGGTGTTCGCGCTCGTCGTGGGCATCGTGCTGAACGCGTACCCGTCTGCAGCCACCGCGAGCTTCGTCTACATCGGGCTCGCCGTGCTGTTCGGCATCTACCTCTACCAGCTCGACGGCCCGTTCATCCCCGGCACCGTCGTGTTCGTCGCGGGCGTGTTCGCGGGCGTCTGGCTCGGCATCCAGTACCCGTTCGCGCTGTTCGAGCTGGCGGGCGACGCAGCCCACCCCGCGGGCACGTTCGTGCTGTTCAGCGGTAGTACGGGCTCGTGGGTTCCAGGCGCGGGCGCGCTCGGCGGCAACACCGCTGCGTGGGTACCCGTGATTCTGGTGTACGCCGCGGTCGCCAGTGCGCTGCCCGTCTGGACGCTGCTCCAGCCCCGCGACTACCTCTCGTCGTTCCTGCTGTACGCGGGCGTCGGCGGCGCGCTCCTCGCCATCATCGTCGGGACGCTGCTCAACACGTCCGCCGAACCGCTCGTCATCGACAGCAGTATCGGGGCGTTCCAAGGGTTCTTCGGGGTCGAAAGCCGCGCCCCCTACCCGCTGTTCCCGATGCTGTTCGTCACCATCGCCTGCGGGACCATCAGCGGGTTCCACTCGCTGGTCTCCTCCGGGACCACCGCCAAACAGCTGAACAAGGAGAGCGACGCCCGCCTCATCGGCTACGGCGGCATGCTCGGTGAGGGCCTGCTCGCCTCGGTGGCGCTGTCCGCGCTCGCCGTCGCCGGATTCGCCTCCGACGCCGCGGGCGGCGGCATCGGCGGCGCGCTCCCGAACTTCGCCGCGGGCGGCGGCACCATCCTCACGAGCCTCGGCATCCCCGCCGAGTACGGCGGTCCGTTCATGGCGCTCGTGCTCGTGAGCTTCCTGCTGACCTCCACTGACACGGCCGCGCGGCTCGGCCGCTACATGATGGAGGAGATCGTCGGCACGCAGGGTAGCGGCACCACGACCGGCTTCTCGGGCGGCGTCGGCTCGTTCGCCCGCGGCCGGTACACGAACCCCGCCGTCCAGTGCGTGCTCGCGTACGTGCTGGTCATCTCCGGCGAGTGGGCGACGCTGTGGGCGCTGTTCGGCAGCGCGAACCAGCTGCTCGCCGCGCTCGCGCTGCTGACCGCCACCGTCTGGCTCGCCAACTGGGACGAGACCAAGCAGCTCGTCTCCACGGGCGTGCCGATGGCCGTCATGGTCGTCATCACGGTGATCGCGCTGGCGTTCCTGTCGGGCTACCAGTGGCTGTACGTCGGCCTGATTCAGGGCGGCGCCGGCGGTATCGGCGGCCAGATTTCGATGGCCGTCCGCATCGTGCTCGCCGTTGTGCTCGTCTACCTCGCGCTGTCGCTGGTGCGCATCGGCTACGGCAACATCAGCAGCTCGCAGGGCGGCCGCGAGCCCGCGGCGGAACCGAGCGACGACTGA
- a CDS encoding cupin domain-containing protein, which yields MGYRIVDPDDVEVPEGRPCEYHSLTDAGDLDNMAVNLFRAEPGEQVPLAYHYHETQEEAFFVLSGTLFVETPEETYEVPEGHLFAVDPESPQRAHNPEDADERVELLAVGAPPASDDAVAYDPEDD from the coding sequence ATGGGATACCGAATCGTCGACCCGGACGACGTCGAAGTGCCGGAGGGCCGGCCCTGCGAGTACCACTCGCTGACCGACGCCGGCGACCTCGACAACATGGCGGTGAACCTGTTCCGCGCGGAGCCCGGCGAGCAGGTGCCGCTGGCGTACCACTACCACGAGACCCAGGAGGAGGCGTTCTTCGTGCTCTCGGGGACGCTGTTCGTGGAGACGCCCGAGGAGACGTACGAGGTGCCGGAGGGACACCTGTTCGCGGTCGACCCCGAGAGCCCGCAGCGCGCGCACAACCCCGAGGACGCCGACGAGCGCGTCGAACTGCTGGCCGTCGGCGCGCCCCCCGCGTCTGACGACGCGGTCGCGTACGACCCCGAAGATGACTGA
- a CDS encoding helix-turn-helix domain-containing protein encodes MSAHEAVDALRELGLANYEARVFVALQRLGSGTAQEVARISEVPRSQVYGAADDLATRGLVEVVESSPKEYRPVSLERAREQLRERIERQHERAFEHLDAVHEDSAGHADESAVATLRGHDPIQDRMVTLVADASSDVLLVGASDGDLRPDVLAALEERTTEGVDVTVVTGDGALRDRISGGVDVVYSPASGDSGYAGRTLLVDDATVLLSVPTHEDHAEPFDEVAMWTANTSIGHILARFVHAGMQAGIEDAAEGPPGDA; translated from the coding sequence ATGAGCGCACACGAGGCGGTCGACGCGCTGCGGGAGCTCGGGCTCGCGAACTACGAGGCGCGGGTGTTCGTCGCGCTCCAGCGGCTCGGCAGCGGGACCGCCCAGGAGGTCGCGCGCATCTCGGAAGTGCCCCGGTCGCAGGTGTACGGCGCGGCCGACGACCTCGCGACCCGCGGGCTCGTGGAGGTCGTGGAGTCCTCGCCGAAGGAGTACCGGCCGGTCAGCCTCGAACGGGCGCGCGAGCAGCTCCGCGAACGCATCGAACGCCAGCACGAGCGCGCGTTCGAACACCTCGACGCCGTCCACGAGGACAGCGCGGGCCACGCCGACGAGAGCGCGGTCGCGACGCTGCGCGGCCACGACCCGATTCAGGACCGGATGGTCACGCTCGTCGCGGACGCGTCGAGCGACGTTCTGCTCGTCGGGGCGAGCGACGGCGACCTCCGCCCCGACGTCCTCGCGGCGCTCGAAGAACGCACGACCGAGGGCGTCGACGTCACCGTCGTCACCGGCGACGGCGCGCTCCGGGACCGAATCAGCGGCGGCGTCGACGTCGTGTACTCGCCGGCGAGCGGTGACTCGGGATACGCCGGCCGCACGCTGCTCGTGGACGACGCCACGGTGCTGCTGTCGGTGCCGACCCACGAGGACCACGCCGAGCCGTTCGACGAGGTGGCGATGTGGACGGCGAACACGAGCATCGGCCACATCCTCGCGCGGTTCGTCCACGCGGGCATGCAGGCCGGCATCGAGGACGCCGCCGAGGGACCGCCGGGCGACGCCTGA
- a CDS encoding MMPL family transporter encodes MTDGLTDEYASLLAAYSRYVVVALLLASAVMGVSASGVDGDLTISSFGGDSEAAQKLDYVRENFETGDRNTTSMQVVVRGDDVLSKASLLETLRFQRALRENDTVAATLRERQPTVGVGTLVATAAVHAAHDGDGPPPQPSLDEQIAQLESMSAAEVEATVAAVLDPDRERAGGVNPYTLLATDYEPGSTSASARVVFVFQATDGGDALSDAVVDAQLDTRAIAGDTVQTGDAFVFGAGIVDEESSRATGESFAVISPAALLLILGVLGVAYRDVVDVALALAGTLLTLVWMAGFMGWADIGVTQILIAVPFLLVGLSIDYALHVVMRYREAREADSDRGPREGMRVGLAGVVVALVATSFTTAVGFLSNVVSPIGAIAEFGLVSAAGIVSAFVVFGALVPAAKIEADALLERFGFDRRKRAFGTSGVAERVVGVGTTVARRAPVAIVVVALLVSAGGGYAATDIDTSVDQVDFLPRDSPAWMDSLPGPFAPGDYQIRENTVFLNDNFAQSRDRTTVHVLVEGSVTDPGTLDRIEAGEAAVANTTSAVELADGSPDLDSPVTAIRATAAENETFATVVADADTDGDGIPDENLEQVYDALFAAAPDRAGAVLDRADGEYRAADVRVTVSASAPTSTITTEMRGVADTVRGDGALTVTATGPPIVDEVVQSALLRTLVESFLLTLGVILAFLTALFYWRHDAAALGAVTMVPVVAALGWILGAMYLLGIPFTTETAVIASIAIGLGVDYAIHVSERFLDELGGTAGVYEALDATVSGTGGALLASALSTAGGFGVLVFALVPSLRRFGAVTGTAIVFAFVASVLVLPSLLSLWYRYAGVHRAEA; translated from the coding sequence ATGACAGATGGACTCACCGACGAGTACGCGTCGCTGCTCGCCGCGTACAGTCGGTACGTCGTCGTCGCGCTGCTGCTCGCGTCCGCGGTGATGGGCGTCAGCGCGAGCGGCGTCGACGGCGACCTCACGATCTCGAGCTTCGGCGGCGACTCCGAGGCGGCCCAGAAGCTCGACTACGTCCGCGAGAACTTCGAGACGGGCGACCGGAACACGACCTCGATGCAGGTCGTCGTGCGCGGCGACGACGTGCTCTCGAAGGCCTCGCTGCTGGAGACGCTGCGGTTCCAGCGCGCGCTCCGCGAGAACGACACCGTCGCCGCCACGCTGCGCGAGCGCCAGCCCACGGTCGGCGTCGGCACCCTCGTCGCGACGGCCGCCGTCCACGCCGCCCACGACGGCGACGGCCCGCCGCCCCAGCCGTCTCTCGACGAGCAGATCGCGCAACTGGAGTCGATGTCGGCGGCGGAGGTCGAGGCGACCGTCGCCGCCGTGCTCGACCCCGACCGCGAGCGCGCGGGCGGCGTGAACCCCTACACGCTGCTGGCGACCGACTACGAGCCCGGGAGCACGTCGGCGTCAGCACGCGTCGTCTTCGTGTTCCAGGCGACCGACGGCGGCGACGCGCTCTCGGACGCCGTCGTCGACGCGCAACTCGACACGCGGGCCATCGCCGGGGACACCGTCCAGACCGGGGACGCGTTCGTGTTCGGCGCGGGCATCGTCGACGAGGAGTCCAGTCGCGCGACCGGCGAGAGCTTCGCGGTCATCTCGCCCGCGGCGCTCCTGCTGATCCTCGGCGTGCTCGGCGTCGCCTACCGGGACGTCGTCGACGTCGCGCTCGCGCTCGCCGGGACGCTGCTGACGCTCGTCTGGATGGCGGGGTTCATGGGGTGGGCGGACATCGGCGTCACCCAGATTCTCATCGCCGTCCCGTTCCTGCTCGTCGGGCTGTCGATCGACTACGCGCTCCACGTCGTCATGCGGTACCGGGAGGCCCGCGAGGCCGACTCCGACCGCGGGCCGCGCGAGGGGATGCGCGTCGGCCTCGCGGGCGTCGTCGTCGCGCTCGTCGCCACGTCGTTCACGACCGCCGTCGGGTTCCTCTCGAACGTCGTCAGTCCCATCGGCGCCATCGCGGAGTTCGGGCTGGTGAGCGCGGCCGGCATCGTCTCCGCGTTCGTCGTGTTCGGCGCGCTCGTCCCCGCCGCCAAAATCGAAGCCGACGCGCTCCTCGAACGGTTCGGTTTCGACCGCCGGAAGCGCGCGTTCGGCACGAGCGGCGTCGCCGAGCGCGTCGTCGGCGTCGGCACCACGGTCGCACGGCGCGCCCCCGTCGCAATCGTCGTGGTCGCGCTGCTCGTGAGCGCGGGCGGCGGGTACGCCGCGACCGACATCGACACGTCCGTCGACCAGGTGGACTTCCTGCCGCGGGACTCCCCGGCGTGGATGGACTCGCTGCCCGGGCCGTTCGCGCCCGGCGACTACCAGATCCGGGAGAACACGGTGTTCCTCAACGACAACTTCGCGCAGTCCCGGGACAGGACGACAGTGCACGTGCTCGTCGAGGGCTCCGTCACCGACCCGGGGACGCTGGACAGAATCGAGGCGGGGGAGGCCGCGGTCGCGAACACGACGTCCGCCGTCGAGCTCGCGGACGGCAGCCCGGACCTCGACAGCCCCGTGACGGCGATTCGCGCGACCGCCGCCGAGAACGAGACGTTCGCGACCGTCGTCGCGGACGCCGACACGGACGGCGACGGAATCCCCGACGAGAACCTCGAACAGGTCTACGACGCGCTGTTCGCCGCCGCGCCCGACCGCGCCGGCGCCGTCCTCGACCGCGCTGACGGCGAGTACCGCGCCGCCGACGTCCGCGTGACCGTGTCCGCGAGCGCGCCCACGAGCACCATCACCACGGAGATGCGCGGCGTCGCCGACACTGTCCGCGGCGACGGAGCGCTCACCGTCACTGCAACCGGTCCGCCGATCGTCGACGAGGTCGTCCAGTCGGCGCTGCTGCGGACGCTCGTGGAGTCGTTCCTGCTGACGCTCGGCGTCATCCTCGCGTTCCTCACCGCGCTGTTCTACTGGCGCCACGACGCCGCCGCCCTCGGCGCCGTGACGATGGTGCCGGTGGTCGCCGCGCTCGGCTGGATTCTCGGCGCGATGTACCTCCTCGGTATCCCGTTCACCACGGAGACCGCGGTCATCGCGAGTATCGCCATCGGCCTCGGCGTCGACTACGCGATCCACGTCAGCGAGCGGTTCCTCGACGAACTCGGCGGCACCGCGGGCGTCTACGAGGCCCTCGACGCCACCGTCTCCGGGACCGGCGGCGCGCTCCTCGCGAGCGCGCTCTCGACCGCGGGCGGGTTCGGCGTGCTCGTCTTCGCGCTCGTGCCGTCGCTGCGGCGGTTCGGCGCCGTCACCGGTACCGCAATCGTGTTCGCGTTCGTCGCGAGCGTGCTCGTGCTCCCGAGCCTGCTGTCGCTGTGGTACCGGTACGCCGGCGTCCACCGCGCCGAGGCGTAG
- a CDS encoding DUF5793 family protein — protein MRRDYFELDVANVDWVEEDADPEKPNVTIEFTGAAAELEDRLTDREGNRLDASETDATFRLTDDVDDPNAGGVVAVTNRITGEFVLELNQDADDVLKFVRAARRYGEATGDDGQYRVEIRVDGEQLVVYEKSTFLVYSADGDLLRSHSLIPSGIEL, from the coding sequence ATGCGCCGGGATTACTTCGAACTGGACGTCGCGAACGTCGACTGGGTCGAGGAGGACGCCGACCCCGAGAAGCCGAACGTCACCATCGAGTTCACGGGCGCGGCCGCGGAACTCGAAGACCGACTCACGGACCGGGAGGGCAACCGCCTCGACGCCAGCGAGACAGACGCCACGTTCCGGCTGACCGACGACGTGGACGACCCGAACGCCGGTGGCGTCGTCGCCGTCACGAACCGCATCACCGGGGAGTTCGTCCTCGAACTCAACCAGGACGCCGACGACGTCCTGAAGTTCGTGCGCGCGGCCCGCCGGTACGGCGAGGCGACGGGCGACGACGGCCAGTACCGCGTCGAGATCCGCGTCGACGGCGAACAGCTCGTCGTCTACGAGAAGTCGACGTTCCTCGTCTACAGCGCCGACGGCGACCTCCTGCGCAGCCACAGCCTCATCCCGAGCGGCATCGAGCTCTGA
- a CDS encoding phosphomannomutase, giving the protein MDLFGTAGIRGSAAADVTPELAVAVGAAAGADASDDDEEFVVARDGRETGSALAAAMSAGLQSGGMRVLDAGVLPTPALAYASRGRRGVQLTASHNPPEDNGIKLFVDGSEYDREQERAIEERADGDPEYASWDDWGDTESIDVLSDYREAVAEYAGEHGAPLDGLTVAVDCGNGVASLATPQVLRELGAHVVTLNANVDGHFPGRPSKPTPETIGDLMAFVAAGDAAFGIAHDGDADRIVVVDGDGEVVHEDTVVAILAEHYTRDSESDDPVVVTTPNASARIDERVADAGGRVERVRLGALHEGIAAAEAGGGDVAFAAEPWKHVHTAFGGWIDGVTSAAVLSRLVADADGLAALREPVTERPYRKVSVDCPDAAKATVMEQLGGDLPAAFPDADVDTEYGVRLEFPDASWTLVRPSGTEPYVRVYAESDDVDALVDEVADVVEAAVDGA; this is encoded by the coding sequence ATGGACCTCTTCGGTACGGCAGGGATTCGAGGGAGCGCGGCCGCCGACGTGACCCCGGAGCTGGCGGTCGCGGTCGGCGCCGCGGCCGGCGCGGACGCCAGCGACGACGACGAGGAGTTCGTGGTCGCGCGGGACGGCCGGGAGACGGGGTCGGCGCTCGCGGCGGCGATGAGCGCCGGCCTGCAGAGCGGCGGGATGCGCGTGCTGGACGCGGGCGTGCTGCCGACGCCGGCGCTCGCGTACGCGTCGCGGGGCCGCCGCGGCGTCCAGCTGACCGCGAGCCACAACCCGCCGGAGGACAACGGCATCAAGCTGTTCGTGGACGGCTCCGAGTACGACCGGGAGCAAGAGCGCGCCATCGAGGAGCGCGCGGACGGCGACCCCGAGTACGCGTCGTGGGACGACTGGGGGGACACCGAGTCCATCGACGTGCTTTCAGACTACCGCGAAGCGGTCGCGGAGTACGCCGGCGAGCACGGCGCGCCCCTCGACGGGCTGACGGTCGCGGTGGACTGCGGGAACGGCGTCGCGAGCCTCGCCACTCCGCAGGTGCTGCGCGAGCTCGGCGCGCACGTCGTCACGCTGAACGCGAACGTCGACGGCCACTTCCCCGGCCGGCCGAGCAAGCCGACGCCGGAGACCATCGGCGACCTGATGGCCTTCGTCGCGGCGGGCGACGCCGCGTTCGGCATCGCGCACGACGGTGACGCCGACCGCATCGTCGTCGTGGACGGCGACGGCGAAGTCGTCCACGAGGACACCGTCGTCGCGATTCTCGCCGAGCACTACACGCGGGACAGCGAGAGCGACGACCCCGTGGTCGTCACGACGCCGAACGCCTCCGCCCGCATCGACGAGCGCGTCGCCGACGCGGGCGGTCGCGTCGAGCGCGTGCGCCTCGGCGCGCTCCACGAGGGCATCGCGGCGGCGGAAGCCGGCGGCGGCGACGTCGCGTTCGCCGCGGAGCCGTGGAAGCACGTCCACACCGCGTTCGGCGGCTGGATCGACGGTGTCACCTCGGCAGCCGTGCTCAGTCGTCTCGTCGCGGACGCCGACGGGCTCGCGGCGCTGCGCGAGCCGGTGACCGAGCGGCCGTACCGGAAGGTCAGCGTCGACTGTCCGGACGCCGCGAAGGCGACCGTGATGGAACAGCTCGGCGGCGACCTGCCCGCCGCGTTCCCGGACGCCGACGTCGACACCGAGTACGGCGTCCGCCTGGAGTTCCCGGACGCGTCGTGGACGCTCGTGCGCCCGAGCGGCACCGAGCCGTACGTCCGCGTGTACGCCGAGAGCGACGACGTCGACGCGCTCGTCGACGAGGTCGCGGACGTCGTCGAGGCCGCCGTTGACGGCGCCTGA
- a CDS encoding BMP family protein, translated as MSDFERREFIKATAGVGAVGLAGIAGCTGGPSGDGDETETTEDAGGDGTTEDSEGTTSAGDTTNVGMVYATGGLGDGSFNDQAQTGIQQAAEEYNVEYSESQPDEVAQFSDYQQQYASSTDPDYDLVSCIGFLQADSLSETAANYPDQNFQIVDSTVDEPNVGSYVFREHEGSYLVGVLAGHLTTMDFSAGAGSTTSDSTNVGFVGGVESSLIQKFEAGFVAGVKAANDDVDVQTSYVGSFNDTTAGQEAALSMYNSGSDIVFHAAGNTGTGVFQAAQDKGRFAIGVDRDQSVTKDNYADVILASMVKRVDTAVYNAVEATVNGEFQGGETTTLGLDDDGVACVYGQQLGSEIPEDVKTAVSDARQSIIDGDTSVPQSPSGE; from the coding sequence ATGTCTGATTTCGAACGGCGCGAATTCATCAAGGCCACGGCCGGTGTCGGCGCTGTCGGTCTCGCCGGAATTGCGGGCTGTACGGGGGGACCGTCCGGGGACGGCGACGAGACGGAGACCACCGAGGACGCGGGCGGCGACGGCACGACCGAGGACTCGGAGGGGACGACGTCCGCGGGGGACACCACGAACGTCGGGATGGTGTACGCGACCGGCGGGCTCGGCGACGGGTCGTTCAACGACCAGGCGCAGACGGGCATCCAGCAGGCCGCCGAGGAGTACAACGTCGAGTACAGCGAGTCCCAGCCGGACGAGGTCGCGCAGTTCAGCGACTACCAGCAGCAGTACGCGAGTTCCACCGACCCCGACTACGACCTCGTCTCCTGCATCGGCTTCCTGCAGGCAGACTCGCTCTCGGAGACCGCGGCGAACTATCCCGACCAGAACTTCCAGATCGTCGACAGCACCGTCGACGAGCCGAACGTCGGTAGCTACGTGTTCCGCGAACACGAGGGCTCGTACCTCGTCGGCGTGCTCGCCGGCCACCTCACGACGATGGACTTCAGCGCCGGCGCGGGCTCCACGACGTCCGACTCCACGAACGTCGGCTTCGTCGGCGGCGTCGAGAGCTCGCTCATCCAGAAGTTCGAGGCCGGCTTCGTCGCGGGCGTGAAGGCGGCCAACGACGACGTCGACGTCCAGACGTCGTACGTCGGTAGCTTCAACGACACCACGGCGGGCCAGGAGGCCGCGCTCTCGATGTACAACTCCGGTAGCGACATCGTCTTCCACGCGGCCGGCAACACCGGCACCGGCGTCTTCCAGGCCGCCCAGGACAAGGGCCGGTTCGCCATCGGCGTCGACCGCGACCAGTCCGTCACGAAGGACAACTACGCGGACGTCATCCTCGCGAGCATGGTCAAGCGCGTCGACACCGCCGTCTACAACGCCGTCGAGGCGACCGTCAACGGCGAGTTCCAGGGCGGCGAGACCACCACGCTCGGTCTCGACGACGACGGCGTCGCCTGCGTCTACGGCCAGCAGCTCGGCTCCGAGATCCCCGAGGACGTCAAGACGGCGGTCAGCGACGCCCGCCAGAGCATCATCGACGGCGACACCTCCGTACCACAGTCCCCGTCCGGCGAGTAA